CTCAATCTTGGGCAGCGTGCTGCGCTTGAACCCCTCAACAAGTACCAGATCCACGTCCTCAAAATAGGCGGCAATCAGCTCCTCCGGAGAGGGGGAGGCGGCATGGCGTTTTACCAGCGCCAGGGTCTCCGACGAGGTGATGACCGTGGTATCGGCACCGGCATGGGTGAAGCGGTAACTGTCCTTGCCCGGGTGATCGATCTCAAAGCGGTGGGCATCGTGCTTGATCGCGCCGACCCGTACTCCCCGTGCCTTAAGTGCCACGATGACCTTTTCGAGCAGCGTTGTCTTGCCGGTTCCTGAAGGGGCAACGAATGAGACGACCGGTTTGTGCATGTTCACCTCACCGGTTCGCCTGCAGGGCGACCGGTATCTTCATGACGTTTATCTGCCTGGTGCCGTGTAACTCTCATTTTTACGGATACTCCTCCCGCCTGCTGAATCTCTCTTTCTCCTGATTAGCGCCAATCTTCCGCTTGGCGAAGTTTTGCTTCCGGCAGCTTCTTTGTTTTGACCGCTGCCGCCACGAGTCGCTTTAGCATGCCAGCCAGATCAAAGCGGCGGTTGAAACGATATTGAAACTCGCCAAGGTAGCGATAGGCATATTTCTCAAAGTCAAAGGCATGGTAGGTGCCAGTTATAGAGTTTTTCAGATTGCCGAGAACCGTATTGATCCAGCTGAAGCATTTCATGCTGGTACTTTTTCTGTCTTTACCAACGACCTCACGCTGATGAACACATCCGGCAGCCTCAACTGCCTGGAAACACCAGAGGCCATCGGATACGATTAAAGCTGATGGTGCAAGGAAACTTTTGGCCCATATTTCGACTTCTTCCTTGCAGAAGCTCTTTACCGTACTGAATACCGCATAGAGTGGATGGCCTTGGTTGTTGGTCTGTACAGCAGCAATAAACGGCACCTTGTTTTCAGAGCCGCGGCCAACCTTGCCACCGGGTAGTTCACCGCCGAGGTAGGCATCATCTACCTCAACGCGGTCTGATAATACGGTTGTTTGCTCACGTTCAAACATGGCCTGCATTATTTTGTGCTTGATGCGCCAGGCAGCACGATAGCTGATACCAGCCAGACGTCGGAGTTCCAGGATCGATACATTATTCTTGCTCTGTGTCAGAAAGAACATGGCCTGGAACCAGATCGTCAGCGGTAACTTTGTTGAGTGAAAGAGCGTCCCCTCAGTAAGGGTAGTCTGGGTTCTACAGGAACTGCACTGGAACACCTTGACTGAAACACCACGCCGATAGGTGAAGTGGTGAGTATTACCACATTTGGAACAGGTAAAACCGCCGGGCCAACGGGCTGACTCTACAACCGTCTCACATTGTTCCTGAGAGCCGTACAACTCAAGGAACTTGTTCAGACTAAGTCCTGGCTGAAACTGTATCAGATTCATTTTCATGGCAACCACCTCCGCATAAGTTGCCATGAATCTTAACATGCTGTAGTGACCAAATATGTCGTTTTGCCAATCTGCGGAAGATTGGCGCTAATCAGGCTCTTTCTTGAGGTGAGAGATAACAGGCTCCCCCCTTCGGTAAGGGGGGAGTGAGGGGGGATGTCGTTGTTACGGACTACTTTGTGTGACTGCCGTCGCAGAACGGGGCTGTCTTTGTCTTGCCGCAGTTGCACAGCTTGACCTGTTGCTTTTCCGTGATCTCGAATTCAAGCGGAGACATGCCGCTGCCTGCATGCGATCCGTCGCAGAACGGCATGGTCTTTGATTTTCCGCAGGTACAGCGCTGATAGGTGCCGGGCTCCAGCTCGACCGTAATCGGCTCTGGCTTGGGCTCTTCTCCGAGTGCTGTCTTGCAGAACGGACAGATCTTTTGTTTCACTCCGCCTATCGCTGCAAGCTTCTTCTTGCAATTCGGGCACTCCTGCGGCTTGTTTACTCCTGCTGGTCTAAAACACATAGATGTACTCCTCCCTGTAGGTTTTGGAAAATTTCCGAGAAATTTACCTCTGCCTCTGCCTTAGCATCTGCCATGCCATTCTTGTTGAATGCGCTAACATGTCAATTTTGCGGTAGTTGTTAATTAATGTCTGGACAGTATATTCTTCTTTTGGCATTGTGATTATCAATTTGAGATAGGGAGGATGCCATGAAGATTGCCGATATGGATCTGCGGGAGATGCTTTCTTTCAACCCCGAAGGGGGGATCATACACCTGTTGGGCGAACGGGTTCTGATACATAACGCAAATGTTTCAGGGCTGCTGAAAAAAGAGCTGATCGATTCGCTGGGGGTGTTTACCGCACGCTGCATCCTGACCCGTCTCGGCTTTGCCAACGGTTGGCAGACGGCAAAAAACCTGGAACAGCATGCTCCTGACGTCTGGAAGGAATCAAGGAAGTACGCCGGTGCAAAGCTGCATTCCCTGACCGGATTTAACAACGTTACCCTTAACACCCGTACAGATGGATCTGACGGCAAGTCCCTGATTGAATCGGTCTGGCACGACTGCTATGAGGCGGAACAGCACCTGCTGCATTTTGGCCGCTCGGAAGAACCGGCATGCTGGCGGGAGGTTGCCTTTGCAAGCGGTTTTGCATCCTATGTCGAGGGGCGGGAGGTCTATTTTATCGAGGATCAGTGCCGCGCAATGGGGCATGACACCTGCCATGTCACGGCCCGTTACAAAGAGAACTGGGGATCTGAGCTGGAGCCGTATCTGCGGTACTACCGCATGGAATCCTCAGCGGCCATCATGCGGGAGCTGAATGAAAAGTTGATCAGTGTGGAAAAGAGGTTGCGTAAGAAGGAGGAGCATTTCGCCTTTCTTGAGGGGGCCACAACCCCCACGCTGGTTATGTCCCGCAGCCGTGCCATGAAGAACGTGGTCGATATGGCCTGGCGGGTTGCCAAGGTGGATTCATCGGTGCTGGTCACCGGCGAAAGCGGCTCCGGCAAGGAGCTGATGGCCCGCTTCATCCATGACCAGTCGCCCCGGGCCGCACAGCCTTTTATTGCGGTAAACTGCGGCGCACTTACCGAGACATTGCTGGAAAGCGAGCTGTTCGGCCATGCCAAAGGTTCGTTCACCGGTGCGGACCGGGATCGCCCCGGTCTCTTTGAGGCTGCTGCCGGCGGCACCCTGTTTCTGGATGAGATCGGCGAGGTCTCGCCGGCCATGCAGGTCAAGCTGCTGCGCGCCCTGCAGGAGCGTGAGGTCCGCAGGGTGGGTGAGAACAAATCGCGCAAGATTGATGTGCGGGTCGTTACGGCAACCAACCGCAACCTGGCTGACGAAATTGCCCAGGGCCGTTTCCGGCAGGATCTCTACTACCGTCTGCGGGTCATTGAGCTGCAGGTGCCGCCGCTGCGGGAGCGCAACGAAGATATCCTGCCCCTGACCCGAATGTTCCTGGCCAAGCTGGTGAAACAGATGAAGCTGCAGATTACCGGATTTACCTCCAAGGCAGCTGCGCAATTTCTGCGCTACAGCTGGCCGGGTAATGTCCGCGAGCTTCAAAACGCGGTGGAGTACGCCGTTGCCATGTGCCAGGGGGCGCAGATCGATGTTGACGACCTGCCCTGCGACCTGCGGGCACTTTCCCTGAGGCCGGTGGTCTCAGACTGCATCCGTCCGTTGGAGGAGATCGAGCGGGATTACATCATCGGCGTGCTGCGTGCCCTTGGCGGCAACAAGGTGCTGGCGGCTAGCGAGCTGAACATCGGTCTGGCCACGCTGTACCGCAAACTGAAGGAGTATGAGGCGCAGGGGGCAATCTCTCTTGATGAGCTCGGCAGCCAGACCGGCTCTACCCCGTCGGCCAAGTGCAAGTCGCAACGGCCGGAGCCTGCCTGATACCCCAATCCTGACGCCTCAGATCTTTCAGGCGGCATCACCTGTGACAGTTCGCTCAGTTCACGGGTGATGCCGTTTTTTTTCACCACCGTTCCCCCTCCGGCAACAACGTCCAAAAGCCGATATCATTTTGATAATCATGATTTTCAGTTCGACATGCTATCGCGGCCATCCGGCCTGCTTTGGTTTGCATCAGTCTGTAATTGTTAGCTATTTGATGGTGGCACAATCATTGCTCTTTCTCCTCCAGAGCAGGCATACACCATCTGAACCAGCGCTCAGGACGCGGACAAAGGGATCTACCATGCAAACCAGCATCGTCATTTTTACCAGGGTGCCGAAAACAGGCGACACCAAGACCAGGCTTACCACTGCCAGAGGCGGTATTCTCACTGATGACGAGGCACGGATGCTCTACGAGGGCTGTCTTGTCGACGTGATCAACGTTTGCATCGCAGCCGGTTGTGGTGAGGTCAAGGTCTGCTACAACGCCTCCGGCGACCGCGACTGTCTGGAGCAGTTGCTGGCACGCAGCTCGGACAGGTCAAAGATCGTTGAGGTCTACCCTGATCAGGGAGGCAGTTTTGATGACTGCATGCAATATGCCGCCGATCATATCCTGAAAGCCGCGCCAGGGGCGCCGGAACCGGCAGCGGTGATCATTGTCGGCGGGGATATCCCCACCCTGCAGCCGTACATCGTGCAGGATGCGGTCAAAAAACTGCATGATCTTGCCAAGGCGCAACCGGGCGGCAGCGCCCTGGTTGAAGGGGCCTGCCAGGAGGGCGGATTCTCACTGGTCGGTTTCACCTCCAGTACACCATTCGACTTCAACAAGGTCTTCTATAACATGGACGGCATCACGGCACTGGATATGCTGGTGGCCAAGGCCGTTGACAAGAAGATTCCTCTGGCGGTGGTCGAGGCGGTGCCGGATGTGGATATTCCGGTAGACCTGGCCAGCATGATTCCGGTGGTCAAGGCGCTCAGGGCGGCATCTGTCTACAACGACGCCATTTTAGTGCCGGAGCATACGCTGCAGGTGCTGGATGAACTCGGTCTGGAGAGTACGGCGTCGCCTCCGCAGCGCTAACAGACCATCTACAGTCATTTGTCGCCATATGAAAGGAACCGCTGTGAACCATCAGGAATTATCCCGAGATCTGAAAGAACTGCTTACCCTGCGATGGTCCCCCGTAGCGGTCAGGCTGCTGAAGCATGGAGAAGAAAAGCCGGCCAACGTCTTTGAGCCATCCGTGCCGCTCAGGCATTGCCAGGCCATAACCGCGGCGCGGCGGGGCAACAGCATCTACATGCCCCCTGCCAAACATGCCTGCCCCGACGGGTCGGCAATCATGGGGCTGATCCCGATGTCGCCCAAGCTGCGTTCCGGTGAACTGTACCTGCTGTTCAAGAAACTGCCCAACATAGAAATAGCCCGCAAAATGATCGCATCGCGGTCCGAGTTTGCCACCGGCACCTACCGTGCCAGCGTGGTTGCACCGCTGGAGGATGCCGAATTCACGCCCGATGTTGTCATCTTTACCCTCTACCCCGAGCAGGCGATGTGGTGCTGTTGCGCCTCAAGCTACGGCAGCGGCGACCGGCAGGTCTTCAACACCTCGGGCTTTAACTCCACCTGCTCCGATCTGACGGTGCAGGTGATGAAGAGTCAGCGGATGAATATCTCCTTCGGCTGCTACGGAGCCAGGGCGATCAGTGATATCAGCGATTTTGAGACCTACCTCGCCATTCCCTACGACCAGCTGCCGGCGCTGATCGAATCCCTGAAAAAACTGGCGGTGAAGAGCATCCCCGAGGCGCGGCGCAAGATCTACATGCCGCCGGTCATTGACAACGTCTCCGGGCCGGAACAACAGGAAGGCTGCCATGTCTCCGTCCGGATACAGCAGGATCGCTGCAACGGCTGCGAACTCTGCGTTGCCTTCTGCCCGGATGCCGTGCTGGAGATGCGGGAGACCGAAAACGGACCCAAGGCGGTGGCGGTTGCCGAGGAAAAATGCAGCAGCTGCTATACCTGTGTCGGCCAGTGCCCGCAAAAGGCGATCCAGCTGGAACAGCGGGCGAACTAGACCGGCTTTTGCTGCAAGGGGGAAGACGTGCCATACGAAATCAGATTTGCCGACAGCACTGATGTAGAGGTCCTGCAGGGTATCTTTCTTGAGAGTGATATGGACCTGGCCGGCGAGATTGAAGAGCATATCGTGATCAGCAGGGGTGATAGCATTATCGGTGGCGGTATGCTGACCCAGACGGATCAGGATCTGTTTCATCTGATTGTCTTTGCCATCAGCGAGCATGAACGCACCCATGGCCTGGGCCGGCTGCTGCTTGAAAGGTTGCTGCAACAGCCCTGGGCCTTTTGCCGGGACGCCAGCATGCCGGAGTGCAGCAGCTATCGGGTCACCACAGTGGCAAAGGGGAAGAGCGCCGGTTTCTACGGCAAACTCGGCTTTGTCCCGTGCGACTTCAGCGATCTGGCAGCGCCCTTTGCCGGACAGTGCGATGACTGTCCGGAGGCCGCTGACTGCTATCCGGTGGCCATGAACTGCAACTGCTCACGTATGCCGTCAGGGTCGGAGGGAGCGCTATCATGAGCAACGCCGCCTTTATCCTGCTGGGCAGCGGCGCCGGTCCCGGTGCCCCCTCTTTTTTCTGCGACTGTGTCGGCTGCCGGGAGGCGCGGGAACATCCCGCCGCCATCAGGACACGCAGCGGCGCACTGCTGACCACCGCCGGTCAGCAGGTGCTGATCGACACCCCGCCGGATCTCAGACAACAGTTGCTGAGGGAACGGGTTTCCGACGTTGATACGCTGTTCATCACCCACTGGCATTATGACCATTTCGGCGGGATCGGCGAGCTTGAGTACTATGTCAAGCTGAAGCGCATGCAGCCGATCACACTCTATCTGCCCCCTTCGGCACGGGAGCTGTTTCATAACGCCTTTCCTGCGCTTGAGGAGATCTTTACGGTGCAGACCTGGGAGTTCTTTCGATCCTACCCGCTGGGTGAGCTCCTAATTACGCCGCTACCGGCCCGCCACAGCATTGAAACCGCCGGATTCATGGTCAGTTCGCCGACTGTCCGGCTGGCCTATTTCCCGGATACCGCCGGTCTCCCCCCGGAGACGCTGCCGTTGGTGCAGGGGTCTGATTACCTGATCTGCGACGCCACCTTTAGCGGTGAAAACTGGTTTCCCAACAGCCATATGTCCATTGCCGAGGCGATTGAGCTGGGGCAGCAGGCCGAGGCAAAGACAGTGATTCTGACCCATATCTCCGTCCATTACAGCCGGCCGTTGACCAGTGTTGAGTTACAGCAGCAGCTGGCAGCGCATCCCCATGTCCGGGCTGCCCATGACGGCATGGTGATACCCCTGTCCGGTGAGGGGGTAAAACGATGAAACGCTCTCTGGGAGCAGCGACACTGTCACTTCCCTCGCCGGTCTGGGTTATCGGCAGTTTTGATGCACAGGGCCGGCCGAATCTGATGACCGTCTCCTGGGCCGGTATCTGCTGCT
Above is a window of Trichlorobacter lovleyi SZ DNA encoding:
- the mobB gene encoding molybdopterin-guanine dinucleotide biosynthesis protein B, giving the protein MHKPVVSFVAPSGTGKTTLLEKVIVALKARGVRVGAIKHDAHRFEIDHPGKDSYRFTHAGADTTVITSSETLALVKRHAASPSPEELIAAYFEDVDLVLVEGFKRSTLPKIEVHRRAGEAKLICRGEYHDPALLAVASDEPLQLDVPVLDLNNPAQVAEFIIKRVVQGMAA
- a CDS encoding IS1595-like element ISGlo2 family transposase, producing MKMNLIQFQPGLSLNKFLELYGSQEQCETVVESARWPGGFTCSKCGNTHHFTYRRGVSVKVFQCSSCRTQTTLTEGTLFHSTKLPLTIWFQAMFFLTQSKNNVSILELRRLAGISYRAAWRIKHKIMQAMFEREQTTVLSDRVEVDDAYLGGELPGGKVGRGSENKVPFIAAVQTNNQGHPLYAVFSTVKSFCKEEVEIWAKSFLAPSALIVSDGLWCFQAVEAAGCVHQREVVGKDRKSTSMKCFSWINTVLGNLKNSITGTYHAFDFEKYAYRYLGEFQYRFNRRFDLAGMLKRLVAAAVKTKKLPEAKLRQAEDWR
- a CDS encoding CDGSH iron-sulfur domain-containing protein; the protein is MCFRPAGVNKPQECPNCKKKLAAIGGVKQKICPFCKTALGEEPKPEPITVELEPGTYQRCTCGKSKTMPFCDGSHAGSGMSPLEFEITEKQQVKLCNCGKTKTAPFCDGSHTK
- a CDS encoding sigma-54-dependent Fis family transcriptional regulator — its product is MKIADMDLREMLSFNPEGGIIHLLGERVLIHNANVSGLLKKELIDSLGVFTARCILTRLGFANGWQTAKNLEQHAPDVWKESRKYAGAKLHSLTGFNNVTLNTRTDGSDGKSLIESVWHDCYEAEQHLLHFGRSEEPACWREVAFASGFASYVEGREVYFIEDQCRAMGHDTCHVTARYKENWGSELEPYLRYYRMESSAAIMRELNEKLISVEKRLRKKEEHFAFLEGATTPTLVMSRSRAMKNVVDMAWRVAKVDSSVLVTGESGSGKELMARFIHDQSPRAAQPFIAVNCGALTETLLESELFGHAKGSFTGADRDRPGLFEAAAGGTLFLDEIGEVSPAMQVKLLRALQEREVRRVGENKSRKIDVRVVTATNRNLADEIAQGRFRQDLYYRLRVIELQVPPLRERNEDILPLTRMFLAKLVKQMKLQITGFTSKAAAQFLRYSWPGNVRELQNAVEYAVAMCQGAQIDVDDLPCDLRALSLRPVVSDCIRPLEEIERDYIIGVLRALGGNKVLAASELNIGLATLYRKLKEYEAQGAISLDELGSQTGSTPSAKCKSQRPEPA
- a CDS encoding TIGR04282 family arsenosugar biosynthesis glycosyltransferase, with the translated sequence MQTSIVIFTRVPKTGDTKTRLTTARGGILTDDEARMLYEGCLVDVINVCIAAGCGEVKVCYNASGDRDCLEQLLARSSDRSKIVEVYPDQGGSFDDCMQYAADHILKAAPGAPEPAAVIIVGGDIPTLQPYIVQDAVKKLHDLAKAQPGGSALVEGACQEGGFSLVGFTSSTPFDFNKVFYNMDGITALDMLVAKAVDKKIPLAVVEAVPDVDIPVDLASMIPVVKALRAASVYNDAILVPEHTLQVLDELGLESTASPPQR
- a CDS encoding DUF169 domain-containing protein, which produces MNHQELSRDLKELLTLRWSPVAVRLLKHGEEKPANVFEPSVPLRHCQAITAARRGNSIYMPPAKHACPDGSAIMGLIPMSPKLRSGELYLLFKKLPNIEIARKMIASRSEFATGTYRASVVAPLEDAEFTPDVVIFTLYPEQAMWCCCASSYGSGDRQVFNTSGFNSTCSDLTVQVMKSQRMNISFGCYGARAISDISDFETYLAIPYDQLPALIESLKKLAVKSIPEARRKIYMPPVIDNVSGPEQQEGCHVSVRIQQDRCNGCELCVAFCPDAVLEMRETENGPKAVAVAEEKCSSCYTCVGQCPQKAIQLEQRAN
- a CDS encoding GNAT family N-acetyltransferase — protein: MPYEIRFADSTDVEVLQGIFLESDMDLAGEIEEHIVISRGDSIIGGGMLTQTDQDLFHLIVFAISEHERTHGLGRLLLERLLQQPWAFCRDASMPECSSYRVTTVAKGKSAGFYGKLGFVPCDFSDLAAPFAGQCDDCPEAADCYPVAMNCNCSRMPSGSEGALS
- a CDS encoding MBL fold metallo-hydrolase — translated: MSNAAFILLGSGAGPGAPSFFCDCVGCREAREHPAAIRTRSGALLTTAGQQVLIDTPPDLRQQLLRERVSDVDTLFITHWHYDHFGGIGELEYYVKLKRMQPITLYLPPSARELFHNAFPALEEIFTVQTWEFFRSYPLGELLITPLPARHSIETAGFMVSSPTVRLAYFPDTAGLPPETLPLVQGSDYLICDATFSGENWFPNSHMSIAEAIELGQQAEAKTVILTHISVHYSRPLTSVELQQQLAAHPHVRAAHDGMVIPLSGEGVKR